Proteins from a single region of Planctomycetia bacterium:
- a CDS encoding transposase: LVERWKVEYNTIRPHSSLGYRPPAPEAVQAWSFRYAALREKTKLDSCRN; this comes from the coding sequence GCTCGTCGAGCGTTGGAAGGTTGAATACAACACGATCCGTCCGCATAGCTCGTTGGGCTATCGACCCCCGGCTCCCGAGGCCGTTCAAGCTTGGTCTTTTCGCTACGCTGCGCTCCGCGAAAAGACCAAGCTTGATTCTTGTAG